In uncultured Desulfuromonas sp., the genomic stretch GATCAGTGAAGCATAACGGAAACAGACACAGCATAGGTGAATCCAGGTTCAGGAGGTGTTCAGCCGGTTTTTGCATACTTTTGAGCGGCCAGTCAAAAGGATGTCGGCTGCCGGGACGAAACCCGGCGGTCTTGACTTTGATCTTGAGCTTCAGTGGTTTGCAACTTGAAACGAATTGCACCGGCGAACGTCATCCGTTTGCGATGGTGGTACCCACGTGACGCGGGCTTCCGCGCCCGCACGTCGGGGTACTTTTGCGTCGACAAAAGTACCGCAAAATCGACTCCCGTCATTGCACCCTTCGGGTTCCCTCACTCCATTCTCTTACACCACGATGTCGGCAAAACTCGCTAACGCTCAGACAGGTTGCCGACGACCATCGCGCTGACCGTTCTCTTCGTTCGGCGCTGCTGAACGGGAGAGCTTGGCTGCTAAATGACACTCTGCCGCAAGGGTGGGCACCGTCCCACCCGTTTGAGCGGGGCCACGGAAGAAATAGAGTGAGGTGTAAGTCTATTATCAACATTTTACGCCAAAGATGATGCGTTGCACGATTCGTCGACCTAAAGGGCGACGAGCCGAATCTGTGACGCATAACGGAAACAGACGCATTGTTGGTGGATCTGAGGGTCAGGAGGTGTTCAAGCTGGTTTTTGCATCCTTTTGAGCGGCCAGTCAAAAGGATGTCGGCTGCCGGGACGAAACCCGGCAACCTTGACTTTGATCTTGATCTTCAGTGGTTCGTCATTTGAAACGAATCGCACCGGCGAACTTCATCCGTCCGCAATGGTGGTACCCACATGACGCGGGCTGCCGCGCCCGCACGTCGGGCCACTTTTGCGTCGACAAAAGTACCGCAAAATCGACTCCCAAGGGGGTTGTCATCAATCAGCCTTCACGGAGTTGTTGCGGATCTTTTTCACGTCAGCAGCGTTATCGGTCGTCGCCATAGAACGACTATAGCTCCTTCCTCTGCCTTGCTGACGCAAAAAATCTCACGCAACACCTCTCGTTCTTCTGATTCATAACAACCCCATTGCGCCCTTACAGGTTCCCTCTCTGCGTTCACTTACACCACGATGTCGGCAAAACTCGCCCAGTCGGCATCAGTCCTCAAACAGGTTGCCGACAACCATTGCGCTGACGTTCATTGCGTTCGGTGCTGCTGAACGGGAGGGCTTAGCTGCTAAATAACACACGACTGCAGGGCGGGCACCGTCCCGCCCGTTTAATTGGTGCCACGGTAGGAATAAAATAGACGTAAGCCTGTTACCAACGTTTTACGCCAAAGATGATGAGTTGCACGATTCGTCGACCTAAAGGGCGACGAGCCGAATCTGTGAAGCATTACGGAAACAGGCGCATTGTCGGTTGATCTGAGGGCCAGGAGGTGTTCAGCTGGTTTTTGCATACTTTTGAGCGGCCAGTCAAAAGGATGTCGGCTGCCGGGACGAAACCCGGCGACCTTGACTTTGATCTTGAATTGTACTGATTGACTTAAGCAACGAAGCAAAAAAACAAATTTACGGCAAAGGCGCAACCCGAGCCCGCCCGGTCAAATCAACCACAGCCAGTTCCGGTTCACCAAGATAAAGCACCTCGGCAATCCCGCTGGCATGCACACCAAGGCTTTTCTTCACCTGAAGCTTGGCCACGGTAGTACCATTCGCCACAATCGAGGCATCACAGCATTCCAACTGTTCGGCTTTAAGCGTGGACGCCCCGGACAATTCCGCTTCCAGCAGCGACGCAAACCCCGCCAGCCGGGCACTGCATGCCCCATCCAAAGTCAGAACAAATGCCGGACAGAGCAATTCATCGATCTCAACACGGTGGGCTCCCTCAGCCGTCACTCCGGCCAGATCGGCGACCTCCAGATTAATCACCATGGGTTGTTTAAGCTGCAAAGCGGTTTTAGGAGCAATCAACAGCTCACTATCCTCGACCTGGGTCACCACCTCATCCAGCAGATTTTCATCACCACTCACCGTGCAGTGATTTTTTCCTGTCACACGCACGTTGAGCGTAAAACTGCCCTGAAGCACAATATGATCAAATGCGGCCAGAGTGCGTTGCTGGTGCCCCAGAAGGCCATTGCCCTGCAAACAGGAATCGGCCCAGCTCAGTGACGAAACACTTACCAAAACAGCCAAAAACATCACAAAAGAGATGAGACGATGTCGTAGCATAACGAACCTTTTTATTTTTTAAAGCTCATCGCCACAACAGGATGCGGGTCGACAAGCCATGTGGGTCAATACGATTTGTACACGTCTAAAACGTGAGTCAATTGGTCTCTATATGTACCATTGTCGACCCGAGGATGCCAGTGAAGAAATGGCGCTAAAACACCAAGAGGCCCCATATTCAGGACCTCTTGATACATCAATGTGCCAAAAAGCAGGTTCTAACCGGCCACTTGGGACTTGGTGAAAATGGCGAAAAAGGGCACCTTGTTCTCTTCAAAAAACTCACGACCACCCTCTTCACGATCGACCAGCGTCACCACGCCAAGCACTTCAAGGCCTTCGGCCTGGGCGCGTTCAATGGCCTTCATAGAGGAACCACCGGTGGTTACAACATCCTCAACAATCACCACCTTGGATCCGGGCGGAACATTCTTACGCCCCTCCAGCCATTGGCCGGTGCCGTGCCCCTTGGGCTCTTTGCGGATGATAAAGGCCGGAATCGGCGTGCCTTCCAGAGAGCTGATCAGTGACGCAGCTGTGGCAATAGGGTCCGCGCCCATGGTCAGGCCGCCAACACCGTCCACTGTGGCATCAAAATTTTCCAATGCCTTGTAAAAGGCTTTACCGACCAGCACTGAACCACGCGGATGCAGGGTGGTCTGCTTGCCGTCAAAGTAAAAGTTGCTTTTGCGACCGGATGCCAGGGTCACTTCGCGTTGCTCATAAGACAGCTCGCGAATAATCTCCATCAGTTCACTGCGTTCATTTTCCGTCATTGCTTCTCTCCTGGATGCGACTAAAACAGACCTAATTGTTTGTCCGCCTTGAGACGGGGAAATTTCACCGGGTAGTTGCCACTAAAACAAGCGGTACAGAACTGCCCTTCACAACTACCACCTCCACAACCGCCGGTGGCTTTGTGCAGCCCCTCTTCGGACAGATAACCAAGGCTGTCAGAGGTAACATAACGGTTGATCTCCTCGATGGTGTGCGTGGAGGCGATCAGCTCGGTACGAGTGGGCGTATCGATACCATAGTAACAGGGATAGCTGGTCGGCGGACTGGAGATGCGCACATGCACTTCCTTGGCCCCGGCATTGCGGATCATCTTGATGATTTTACGCGCCGTGGTGCCACGAACAATGGAGTCGTCAATGACCACCACCCGCTTGCCTTCAATCACCTCGCGCACCGGATTGAGTTTAATCTTGACGCCGAAGTGGCGGATCGATTGTTGCGGTTCGATAAAGGTGCGACCTACATAGTGATTGCGAATCAGACCCAGTTCAAAAGGGATACCGGACTCTTCGGCATAACCGATGGCCGCAGGCACGCCGGAATCGGGAATTGCCACCACCACATCGGCATCCACCGGATATTCACGGGCTAACTGGCGACCATACTCCTTACGCACACCGTAGACTTCGCGACCGAAGATGGTGCTGTCGGGACGGGCGAAGTAAACATATTCGAAAATACAGGGGGACGGCTTGGCTTCCTCCAGCGGATGATAGGAATGCAGACCGTCCTTGTCGACAACGATCATCTCGCCGGGATCAAGCTCGCGGACAAATTCGGCTTCGATCAGGTCCAGAGCACAGGTTTCCGAGGCCACCACATAAGCACCATCGAGTTTACCGAGAATCAGCGGCC encodes the following:
- a CDS encoding DUF2807 domain-containing protein, whose product is MLRHRLISFVMFLAVLVSVSSLSWADSCLQGNGLLGHQQRTLAAFDHIVLQGSFTLNVRVTGKNHCTVSGDENLLDEVVTQVEDSELLIAPKTALQLKQPMVINLEVADLAGVTAEGAHRVEIDELLCPAFVLTLDGACSARLAGFASLLEAELSGASTLKAEQLECCDASIVANGTTVAKLQVKKSLGVHASGIAEVLYLGEPELAVVDLTGRARVAPLP
- the pyrE gene encoding orotate phosphoribosyltransferase — translated: MTENERSELMEIIRELSYEQREVTLASGRKSNFYFDGKQTTLHPRGSVLVGKAFYKALENFDATVDGVGGLTMGADPIATAASLISSLEGTPIPAFIIRKEPKGHGTGQWLEGRKNVPPGSKVVIVEDVVTTGGSSMKAIERAQAEGLEVLGVVTLVDREEGGREFFEENKVPFFAIFTKSQVAG
- the purF gene encoding amidophosphoribosyltransferase; this translates as MFDKFEDECGVFGIYGHPEAANLTYLGLYALQHRGQESCGIVASDGVSLRAYRKNGLVADAFKNNEVFDKLPGKNAIGHVRYSTAGGNDPKNIQPIMVDYVRGSIAVAHNGNLVNAQELRNELEQLGSIFSTVADTEVIIHLLARAQSDSLADRVVDALKRVRGAYSLVFLTETRMVAVRDPNGFRPLILGKLDGAYVVASETCALDLIEAEFVRELDPGEMIVVDKDGLHSYHPLEEAKPSPCIFEYVYFARPDSTIFGREVYGVRKEYGRQLAREYPVDADVVVAIPDSGVPAAIGYAEESGIPFELGLIRNHYVGRTFIEPQQSIRHFGVKIKLNPVREVIEGKRVVVIDDSIVRGTTARKIIKMIRNAGAKEVHVRISSPPTSYPCYYGIDTPTRTELIASTHTIEEINRYVTSDSLGYLSEEGLHKATGGCGGGSCEGQFCTACFSGNYPVKFPRLKADKQLGLF